In one window of Tripterygium wilfordii isolate XIE 37 chromosome 1, ASM1340144v1, whole genome shotgun sequence DNA:
- the LOC119995768 gene encoding uncharacterized protein LOC119995768: MEKYEAEFHNTEASIKALEMLEQMLKYAKFMKEILFNKRKLGEHETVMLKEECSAILQQKLAPKMKDPGSFTIPFTIGDFTFDKVLCDLADLSIVYLRGMIEDVLIKVDKFIFPVDFVVLDMEEDHEIPLILGRPFLAIGRTLIDVQ, translated from the exons ATGGAAAAATATGAAGCTGAATTCCATAATACTGAAGCTTCTATCAAGGCTTTAG AGATGTTGGAGCAGATGCTAAAATATGCTAAATTCATGAAAGAAATCTTGTTCAACAAAAGGAAGTTAGGAGAACATGAGACTGTCATGTTAAAAGAAGAGTGTAGTGCTATTCTCCAACAAAAGCTGGCACCAAAGATGAAAGACCCAGGGAGTTTTACGATTCCTTTCACTATTGGTGATTTTACTTTTGATAAAGTCTTATGTGATCTTG CTGATCTATCAATCGTGTACCTAAGAGGGATGATAGAAGATGTCTTGATAAAGGTTGACAAGTTCATCTTTCCAGTGGACTTTgtggtgcttgatatggaggaagatcaTGAGATCCCTCTTATATTGGGAAGACCATTCCTAGCCATCGGTAGGACCCTCATAGACGTGCAATAA